One Aegilops tauschii subsp. strangulata cultivar AL8/78 chromosome 7, Aet v6.0, whole genome shotgun sequence genomic window carries:
- the LOC109767280 gene encoding uncharacterized protein: MANKTECAETHTGPEPDPAGHRRADPTTGMTLQLQRSAVVSGKEPEPEPEPEMGKEQEVVAHVYDVACSGPDGAGGGGATVLQINRIFKDGIGLGGIFHTAIQVYGNEEWSFGYCENGSGVFSCPPAKNPMYTFRESIVLGKTSCSPRTVNQIARELSREWPGASYELLSRNCNHFCNEFCDKLGVPKLPGWVNRVANAGDAALEAAETTAEKLKQAKKEIFTACKAASTYLTGSPSSTPSDADDTAGSTSNTLFEGTWIRSIIGISMKPSKSLMNDASSSSDDETSDDKSETYGKQPGRDQNEGEKDARQEDQGTKSENEPPNHHS, from the exons ATGGCGAACAAAACAGAATGTGCAGAGACCCACACGGGGCCGGAGCCGGACCCGGCCGGTCACCGACGGGCGGACCCCACCACCGGCATGACGTTGCAGCTGCAGCGATCCGCGGTCGTCTCCGGCaaggagccggagccggagccggagccggagatGGGGAAGGAGCAGGAGGTGGTGGCGCACGTCTACGACGTCGCCTGCAGCGGCCCCGACGGCGCCGGGGGCGGCGGCGCCACCGTCCTCCAGATCAACCGCATCTTCAAGGATGGCATCGGCCTCGGCGGCATCTTCCACACCGCCATCCAG GTCTATGGAAACGAGGAATGGTCATTCGGCTACTGCGAGAACGGCAGCGGGGTTTTCAGCTGCCCCCCGGCCAAGAACCCCATGTACACATTCCGCGAGTCCATTGTGCTGGGGAAGACAAGCTGCTCGCCACGCACGGTAAATCAGATAGCGCGGGAGCTCAGCCGGGAATGGCCTGGAGCCTCATACGAGCTCCTCTCGAGGAACTGCAACCACTTCTGCAACGAGTTTTGCGACAAGCTCGGCGTGCCAAAACTTCCAG GTTGGGTCAATCGCGTTGCTAATGCTGGAGACGCAGCTCTGGAGGCTGCTGAAACTACAGCGGAAAAG CTCAAACAGGCGAAAAAGGAGATTTTTACTGCATGCAAAGCTGCATCCACATATTTGACTGGTTCGCCTTCGAGTACACCATCAGATGCGGATGATACAGCTGGCTCAACAAGCAATACTCTTTTCGAGGGGACATGGATCAGAAGCATTATTGGCATCAGTATGAAGCCATCGAAGAGCCTTATGAATGATGCATCGTCAAGTTCAGATGATGAAACATCTGATGACAAGAGCGAAACATATGGTAAACAGCCTGGTAGGGATCAAAATGAGGGCGAAAAGGATGCAAGACAAGAAGATCAAGGCACGAAAAGCGAGAACGAACCACCCAATCATCATTCATGA
- the LOC109767281 gene encoding uncharacterized protein, with protein sequence MDRAGGNQAGQVSKKGKKKHAKDESDRQKQAEKKRRRLEKALANSAAIISELEKKRQQKQEEQRRLDDEGAAIAEAVALHVLIGEDCDEPRQLRWNGHRGRGHRDDFVDHEPALGAQGAGADTYPYGSRSPLARAPRSHMPQWRLTDCGMSGPFSFSSWERMGDFEGLYCEGAPCQTDQDTYCHGLVAATQAVSPFRYGSEDPFPAHGTEGASSINIMLGGASNSLNIYRRQF encoded by the coding sequence ATGGACAGAGCTGGCGGTAACCAAGCAGGCCAGGTGtcgaagaaaggaaagaagaagcaCGCGAAAGACGAGTCAGACCGGCAGAAGCAGGCTGAGAAGAAGAGGCGCCGGCTGGAGAAAGCGCTCGCAAACTCTGCCGCGATCATCTCGGAACTGGAGAAGAAGCGGCAGCAGAAACAGGAGGAGCAGAGGAGGCTGGACGACGAAGGGGCCGCGATAGCCGAGGCGGTGGCCCTTCATGTCCTCATAGGCGAAGACTGCGATGAACCCCGTCAGCTGAGGTGGAACGGCCATAGAGGCCGCGGCCATCGGGACGATTTCGTGGATCATGAACCGGCTCTAGGCGCGCAAGGAGCAGGAGCAGATACCTATCCATATGGAAGCCGGTCACCGCTGGCACGGGCCCCTCGTTCCCACATGCCCCAGTGGAGGCTCACCGACTGTGGCATGTCCGGGCCATTCTCGTTCTCATCGTGGGAGCGAATGGGCGATTTTGAGGGGCTATACTGCGAAGGGGCACCCTGCCAGACAGACCAAGACACTTACTGCCACGGCCTCGTAGCAGCAACCCAGGCCGTCTCTCCATTCCGATACGGTTCGGAGGATCCATTCCCTGCCCATGGAACGGAGGGGGCTTCCTCCATCAACATCATGCTGGGCGGCGCCAGCAACAGCCTGAACATCTACAGAAGACAATTCTAG